The following coding sequences are from one Methanosarcina sp. WWM596 window:
- the hdrC gene encoding ferredoxin:CoB-CoM heterodisulfide reductase subunit HdrC: MKPYVNKFDTPECKTLAETAKKSIRTPESMGLDRCIQCGACTASCPAARFTDYSPRQIVKKVIENDRSVLESEMIWSCFYCYSCNLRCPRNNSPVTIVKVLRQMAINEGIGVEKLAYFLEIGEILAENGASKVPGAGVKNMEKDLGERWIGIKRNLEPIRSELGLSARDVRNTHGEVQAILESTGYFEREKWIKSRIQENKIHGPLKPDGTKNEKKRGGFGFESDREYTGQQALTV, encoded by the coding sequence ATGAAGCCATATGTAAACAAATTCGATACCCCCGAGTGTAAAACTCTTGCAGAGACCGCAAAAAAAAGTATCCGAACCCCTGAATCCATGGGACTGGACCGCTGTATTCAGTGCGGAGCCTGCACTGCTTCCTGTCCTGCAGCCCGGTTTACGGACTACAGCCCCCGGCAGATTGTAAAAAAGGTGATAGAAAACGATCGCAGTGTGCTTGAATCTGAGATGATCTGGTCCTGCTTCTACTGCTATTCCTGCAATTTGCGCTGTCCCAGGAACAACAGCCCTGTAACCATCGTGAAAGTGCTGCGGCAGATGGCTATCAACGAAGGAATCGGGGTTGAAAAGCTTGCCTATTTCCTTGAGATTGGAGAAATCCTTGCAGAAAACGGAGCCAGCAAGGTCCCTGGCGCCGGTGTCAAGAATATGGAAAAAGACCTTGGAGAGCGCTGGATTGGAATTAAAAGGAATCTGGAGCCCATCCGTTCCGAACTGGGGCTCAGTGCCAGGGATGTCAGAAATACCCATGGGGAAGTCCAGGCTATTCTTGAGAGCACGGGTTATTTTGAAAGGGAAAAATGGATTAAATCAAGGATCCAGGAAAACAAAATTCATGGGCCCCTGAAGCCCGACGGGACTAAAAACGAAAAAAAACGGGGAGGCTTCGGCTTTGAAAGCGATAGAGAGTATACCGGACAGCAAGCTCTTACTGTTTAA
- the hdrB gene encoding ferredoxin:CoB-CoM heterodisulfide reductase subunit HdrB, producing MKAIESIPDSKLLLFKSCMVGQEYPGIETATAYVFDRLGVNYCVNDEQSCCTGIGHYTDVFEGLTTAAIAARNFAVARRCGYPNITCLCSTCYAVNKDACELLNNNAEVREKVNSIFREKGFDDLIYEKGDMNPRTNIYHAVEVLLSKVSRIPEEKKFDFSGVKTASHHACHYYKVKYLDVVGNPENPQLIDTVAEACGASPVRWYEDRSLTCGMGFSQIHLNKNTSLQVTKAKLDSLQKVGVELMLHMCPNCQIQYDRYQPVIEKEFGVKYDMVHMNIAQFVALSMGADPYKVCGFQTHSVPLEGFLEKAGII from the coding sequence TTGAAAGCGATAGAGAGTATACCGGACAGCAAGCTCTTACTGTTTAAGAGCTGCATGGTCGGGCAGGAATACCCTGGGATAGAAACCGCCACAGCTTACGTGTTTGACCGGCTCGGGGTAAATTATTGTGTAAACGATGAGCAGTCCTGCTGCACGGGGATCGGGCACTACACCGATGTCTTTGAAGGGCTCACAACAGCAGCCATTGCAGCCCGGAACTTTGCAGTTGCCAGAAGGTGCGGGTATCCCAACATAACCTGTCTCTGTTCAACCTGTTATGCCGTAAATAAGGATGCATGTGAACTCCTTAACAACAACGCTGAGGTCCGGGAAAAAGTCAACTCCATCTTCAGAGAAAAGGGCTTCGATGACCTTATCTATGAAAAGGGCGATATGAACCCGCGGACCAACATCTATCATGCAGTTGAGGTCCTCCTGAGTAAAGTCAGCCGGATCCCTGAAGAGAAGAAATTCGATTTTTCAGGAGTTAAAACAGCTTCTCATCATGCCTGCCATTATTATAAAGTTAAATACCTTGATGTAGTCGGAAACCCCGAAAACCCCCAGCTTATAGATACGGTAGCCGAAGCCTGCGGGGCATCCCCTGTCCGCTGGTACGAAGACCGCTCTCTTACCTGCGGAATGGGCTTTTCTCAGATCCACCTTAATAAAAACACCTCCCTTCAGGTAACCAAAGCCAAACTGGACAGCCTTCAGAAAGTCGGGGTGGAGTTGATGCTTCACATGTGCCCGAACTGCCAGATCCAGTATGACCGCTACCAGCCTGTAATTGAAAAAGAGTTTGGGGTAAAATACGACATGGTACACATGAATATTGCCCAGTTCGTAGCTCTTTCAATGGGAGCAGACCCCTACAAAGTATGCGGTTTCCAGACTCACTCCGTGCCTCTGGAAGGTTTTCTTGAAAAGGCCGGTATAATCTAA
- a CDS encoding IS1634 family transposase, with product MNVTHGHSKDKHPELKQVMTGMLTDEYGIPVYEQTLDGNTADSTWFKSAIQYLQGLLGDGCGGYTFIADSKLVNKKNMEVIYGDKDPIRFISRCPSNFNSKTAEKAIKQAYLLNDWEDIGICCEDEKSKRAARYDAQGFVKTIYKNKFRLVVVKGDDAESKVKKSIEKEKQAIVDDVKKSFKEPFSCEPDAEKEIGAFLKMHKNSLLDIKLSVEKIVTEKRSRGRPSKDQKPPTIIEKFVVKLDKLTESEKRVEEYKQDKESFVLITNIPVDEENNKQILQDYKKQRVIETNFEELKKPTMVSTIFLEKPERIEALMMLLHVSLLIRVLMRIITRMNLKNESEPPLIDFAGRPLMNPTADKLLRLFSLHSIVTMGDEHIIYSKSGKAEHLRKLLELLGIHSEKG from the coding sequence TTGAATGTAACTCATGGTCATAGCAAAGACAAGCACCCTGAACTGAAACAGGTTATGACTGGAATGCTTACAGATGAGTACGGGATTCCAGTATATGAACAAACACTGGATGGAAATACTGCAGATAGTACCTGGTTTAAGAGTGCAATACAATATTTGCAGGGACTTCTTGGTGATGGTTGTGGTGGCTATACATTTATAGCAGATTCAAAACTGGTTAACAAAAAGAATATGGAGGTTATATACGGAGATAAAGATCCAATAAGGTTTATATCTCGCTGTCCTTCCAATTTTAACTCTAAAACTGCTGAAAAAGCAATAAAACAGGCTTATTTGCTGAATGATTGGGAAGACATAGGAATTTGTTGTGAAGATGAAAAATCAAAAAGAGCTGCAAGATATGACGCTCAAGGTTTTGTGAAAACGATCTATAAAAATAAGTTTCGATTGGTTGTGGTTAAGGGTGATGATGCGGAAAGCAAAGTAAAAAAGAGTATTGAAAAAGAGAAACAAGCGATTGTGGATGATGTAAAGAAGTCGTTTAAGGAACCATTTTCCTGTGAACCAGACGCAGAAAAAGAAATTGGTGCGTTCCTTAAGATGCATAAAAACTCATTACTTGACATTAAACTCAGTGTTGAAAAGATAGTCACAGAAAAAAGGTCGAGAGGAAGACCTTCTAAAGATCAAAAGCCTCCTACTATTATTGAAAAATTTGTAGTCAAGCTGGATAAATTGACCGAAAGTGAGAAGCGTGTGGAAGAGTACAAACAGGACAAAGAATCCTTTGTTTTAATTACCAACATTCCAGTAGATGAAGAAAACAATAAGCAGATACTTCAGGATTACAAAAAACAAAGAGTTATCGAAACCAATTTTGAAGAATTGAAAAAACCTACGATGGTATCTACCATTTTCCTGGAAAAACCTGAGCGTATTGAAGCATTGATGATGTTGCTTCATGTTTCACTGCTCATAAGGGTATTGATGAGGATTATCACCAGAATGAACCTTAAAAATGAAAGTGAGCCACCACTAATTGATTTTGCTGGAAGACCTTTAATGAATCCTACTGCAGATAAATTGTTAAGGTTATTTTCACTGCACAGTATCGTCACTATGGGGGATGAGCATATTATTTATTCAAAGTCTGGGAAAGCAGAACATCTGCGCAAGTTGTTAGAACTGTTGGGAATTCACTCAGAAAAAGGGTAA
- a CDS encoding YncE family protein — MKNKSISTIPIDTFSITIPSVVMSNKARRKDTLIRVLGITALMILILMGVVGAAPFAYITNYDSNNLSVIDTATNKITATVDVGEHPSGVAISPDETKAYVVNSRSNTVSVINTTKNKVIVTVKVGTYPQKIAVSPDGTKAYVTSFSNNTVSVIDTATNKIIATVPVGNFPFGVAVSPDGKKVYVANSGGDSTNFTGTVSVIDTTANTVAATIPTGNNSLGVAISPDGKTVYVANMASSSISIIDTISNAVVSTVKTGRNPKGVAVSPDGKKVYVAINPINSLTGAVDIIDTATNKVTATVPVGKAPGGIEVTQDGTKVYVVNYASHTVSVIDTSTNRVTDTVPVGKYPIEVAFGNFIDSNVTDPIITTNSTVTEDIKVGDIASPSSEEINAVELNNSKNNNSESDNGNSSNENESSKNNSTPGFGLLGSLVCLYGGRKLGKK; from the coding sequence ATGAAAAATAAAAGTATATCAACAATACCGATTGACACTTTTTCTATTACAATTCCATCTGTAGTGATGTCTAATAAAGCACGCAGAAAAGATACTCTCATAAGAGTTTTAGGAATAACTGCACTTATGATTTTAATACTGATGGGTGTCGTAGGTGCAGCTCCATTTGCCTACATTACTAACTACGACAGTAATAATCTCTCTGTAATTGACACAGCCACAAATAAGATTACAGCCACAGTAGATGTAGGAGAACATCCCTCTGGAGTTGCAATCAGTCCGGATGAAACAAAGGCATATGTTGTGAACTCACGTAGCAACACTGTATCTGTAATTAACACCACCAAAAATAAAGTTATAGTCACAGTGAAAGTAGGAACCTATCCTCAAAAAATTGCAGTAAGTCCAGATGGGACAAAGGCATACGTGACGAGTTTCAGCAACAACACTGTTTCTGTAATTGACACAGCCACAAATAAGATTATAGCCACAGTGCCTGTAGGAAACTTTCCTTTCGGAGTTGCCGTTAGCCCGGATGGGAAAAAGGTATATGTGGCGAATTCTGGCGGTGACTCAACTAACTTTACAGGTACAGTCTCTGTAATTGACACAACCGCAAACACTGTTGCAGCCACGATACCTACAGGAAACAATTCACTTGGGGTTGCAATCAGTCCGGATGGGAAAACGGTATATGTGGCGAATATGGCAAGTAGCAGTATTTCTATAATAGATACAATTTCAAATGCTGTTGTAAGTACGGTTAAAACAGGAAGAAATCCTAAGGGAGTAGCGGTAAGTCCGGATGGAAAAAAGGTATACGTAGCGATAAATCCCATCAATTCACTTACAGGTGCTGTTGATATTATTGATACAGCCACAAACAAGGTCACAGCCACTGTGCCTGTAGGAAAGGCACCTGGTGGAATTGAAGTTACCCAAGACGGAACAAAGGTATATGTGGTGAATTATGCGAGCCACACTGTTTCTGTAATAGACACCTCTACAAACAGGGTTACAGACACAGTGCCTGTAGGAAAATATCCTATTGAAGTTGCCTTTGGGAACTTTATAGATTCTAATGTGACTGATCCGATTATAACAACAAACTCTACTGTAACTGAAGATATAAAAGTTGGAGATATAGCAAGTCCATCATCTGAAGAAATAAACGCTGTCGAACTCAATAATTCAAAAAATAATAATTCTGAATCTGATAATGGTAATAGCTCAAATGAAAATGAATCGAGCAAAAATAACTCCACTCCAGGTTTCGGATTATTGGGAAGTCTGGTCTGCCTGTATGGTGGACGGAAACTCGGGAAGAAGTAA
- a CDS encoding DUF4277 domain-containing protein, with the protein MKKMDQKAKTKKLSPSAKGTKNFKKMSQLLNAKNFSQKTETPVVLIVCREFLDILGFDEIINDNVRWDKDQWAVSPATLARSIILTPFLRDDKRCPLYRIEEALEGLDLKLLFGGNYLRSDFNDDHLAKLLDRIAEAGSTGLFSRIAANSYVNFKIPVSHILHADTTSHVFYGECEVCEQEGLKG; encoded by the coding sequence ATGAAAAAAATGGATCAAAAAGCAAAAACCAAAAAACTTTCTCCTTCTGCAAAAGGTACTAAGAATTTTAAAAAAATGTCTCAACTTTTGAACGCCAAAAATTTCTCCCAAAAAACGGAAACCCCAGTTGTTCTTATCGTTTGCCGCGAGTTTCTTGACATACTCGGCTTTGACGAGATCATCAATGATAATGTTAGATGGGATAAAGATCAGTGGGCAGTTTCTCCTGCAACACTTGCAAGAAGTATCATTTTAACTCCCTTTTTAAGAGATGATAAAAGATGTCCTCTTTACCGAATTGAAGAGGCACTTGAAGGTCTTGACTTGAAGCTTCTTTTTGGTGGGAATTATCTCCGTAGTGATTTCAATGATGATCATCTTGCGAAATTACTGGATCGGATTGCTGAGGCAGGTAGTACTGGATTATTTAGCAGAATAGCAGCCAATTCTTATGTGAATTTCAAAATTCCTGTTAGCCATATACTTCATGCAGACACAACGTCCCATGTATTTTATGGGGAATGTGAGGTCTGTGAACAGGAAGGTTTGAAGGGTTGA
- a CDS encoding beta-propeller fold lactonase family protein gives MKEIICDKACQRILIKAFVIMALALIVKANITYAAPFAYVTSPGKNINIGTVFVIDTKTNNLTTMVEIEGYPGKVAATPDGTKIYVTDSSIGSTTVSVINTETNTRSATVDVGGSSCGVAINPTGTRAYVAIRDSNTVSVISTATNSVIDTLNVGTDPWAVAINPDGTKLYVTNRRSNTTSVINTATNNIIATVNVGNFPIGVAVTPDGTKVYVLNARSNNVSIIDTATNNIIATVNVGNFPIGVAVTLNGTKVYVTNWEDDSVSVIDTITNNVVTTIPVGTHPTGVTVNPDGTKVYVANYDSNNLSVIDIATNNVIATVNVGYHPSGVAFGHFIDSNMTDQSTGATSNTTEDIGVEETNLSSEEINAVELNMSKNNNSEYSSGSSSGGNESSKNNSTPGFGLLGSLTCLYGGWKLRKK, from the coding sequence ATGAAAGAAATAATATGTGATAAAGCATGTCAGCGTATCCTTATAAAAGCTTTTGTAATAATGGCGCTTGCACTTATAGTAAAGGCGAATATCACATATGCAGCTCCATTTGCATATGTGACAAGTCCGGGGAAAAACATCAACATTGGCACTGTCTTTGTAATTGACACAAAAACTAATAATCTTACAACCATGGTGGAGATTGAAGGCTACCCTGGCAAAGTTGCAGCCACACCAGATGGAACGAAAATATATGTGACAGATTCAAGTATAGGTAGCACTACTGTCTCTGTAATTAACACAGAAACAAATACACGAAGTGCCACAGTGGATGTAGGAGGAAGTTCTTGTGGAGTTGCCATTAACCCGACAGGAACGAGGGCATATGTGGCGATCCGTGACAGTAACACTGTCTCAGTAATTAGTACAGCCACAAACAGTGTGATAGATACTTTAAATGTTGGAACTGATCCTTGGGCAGTGGCTATCAATCCAGATGGAACGAAACTATATGTCACGAACCGTCGCAGCAACACTACTTCTGTAATTAACACGGCTACAAACAATATTATAGCCACTGTAAATGTAGGAAATTTTCCGATTGGAGTTGCAGTCACTCCAGATGGAACAAAAGTTTATGTGTTGAACGCTCGCAGTAATAATGTCTCTATAATTGACACGGCTACAAACAATATTATAGCCACTGTAAATGTAGGAAATTTTCCGATTGGAGTTGCAGTCACTCTGAATGGAACAAAGGTATACGTAACGAACTGGGAAGATGATTCGGTTTCCGTAATTGACACAATAACTAACAATGTTGTAACTACAATTCCTGTAGGAACTCATCCAACTGGAGTTACAGTTAATCCAGATGGAACAAAAGTATATGTGGCGAATTACGACAGCAATAACCTCTCTGTAATTGACATAGCCACAAATAATGTTATAGCCACTGTAAATGTAGGATATCATCCGTCTGGAGTTGCCTTTGGGCATTTTATAGATTCTAATATGACTGATCAAAGCACAGGGGCAACCTCCAATACAACTGAAGATATAGGAGTCGAAGAAACTAATTTATCATCTGAAGAAATAAACGCTGTCGAACTCAATATGTCAAAAAATAATAATTCCGAATATAGCAGCGGTAGTAGCTCAGGTGGAAATGAATCGAGCAAAAATAACTCTACTCCAGGTTTTGGATTATTGGGAAGCTTGACCTGCCTGTATGGTGGATGGAAACTCAGAAAAAAGTGA
- a CDS encoding UPF0228 family protein — translation MSKINKKIAIFIIFLTLVALWGLLVKVPVEDTKTPDPESQVAGMTIQFKDGISESEVKALLQNYNMTRNYRITYDTNSPEKYYIMADKDNWSDIRRELVKEMKEDKKDWTISSPADVTRKGDYYVLPVSEQATLDEKFLAIMDKYDIGAKKFVWCDIRFLYSDGPLTYWIPKEDAIRIKNELEQNENIFTVQLSYLYPPYDPTT, via the coding sequence ATGAGCAAAATCAACAAGAAAATCGCGATTTTTATTATTTTTCTAACTCTCGTAGCGCTTTGGGGATTACTTGTAAAAGTACCGGTAGAGGATACGAAAACACCAGATCCTGAATCGCAAGTAGCTGGTATGACTATTCAATTTAAAGATGGAATTTCTGAGTCAGAAGTAAAAGCCCTTCTTCAAAACTACAATATGACTCGGAACTATAGAATAACATATGACACTAATTCTCCGGAAAAATATTACATAATGGCGGACAAAGATAATTGGAGTGACATAAGACGCGAGCTTGTAAAAGAGATGAAGGAAGATAAAAAAGATTGGACTATATCTTCTCCTGCTGATGTTACCCGAAAAGGAGATTATTACGTTCTTCCGGTCTCTGAACAAGCGACCCTGGACGAAAAATTTCTTGCAATAATGGACAAATATGATATTGGGGCAAAAAAGTTTGTTTGGTGTGATATTCGTTTTCTTTATAGTGATGGACCCCTGACGTATTGGATTCCGAAAGAGGATGCAATAAGGATAAAAAATGAGCTCGAACAAAATGAAAATATATTTACTGTACAGCTCAGTTACCTTTATCCCCCATATGACCCCACGACCTGA
- a CDS encoding C39 family peptidase: protein MNRNKIGVSILVLATLLVGMVLIPAVSAQEEKDYSVTTEKAFKHANANMISFIAADVPGFENWTGASIDPKPVELYDINGQKLFYQFSVYKEKKLIGTIDIYANKTLGHSFNDITFDPEPYKAAEAVKKSKEIANKNYPTGEIKSTNMVVYSYPKIGAMTVVKDKSGDESRIFVDAYTLDEVQDKPATETEPGVWSMYEVKLKNGVEENLKEWEKSNQFTKSIEQAAVNKGINLNAAVTEENIEKLSGNAAIKSITSGDIYVPHLGQETDYYCVPTSIRMLCMYFNDPNPAPSQTSIYNYLDGVPDDGLSYDDIEEWVEDKWDKTPTVRTSALYNIDAVTEIDNGRPFFSMISGHCRLCRGYLYQDGYFHLHINDPWPVGSSGQVRYECTYGGPEVGRVYVR from the coding sequence ATGAACCGTAATAAAATTGGAGTAAGTATACTTGTTTTAGCAACACTGCTGGTTGGTATGGTGTTAATACCGGCAGTAAGTGCACAGGAAGAAAAAGATTATTCTGTAACTACTGAGAAAGCTTTTAAGCATGCCAATGCGAACATGATAAGTTTCATAGCAGCCGATGTACCAGGCTTTGAAAACTGGACAGGGGCATCTATTGACCCCAAACCAGTTGAGCTTTATGACATAAATGGTCAGAAATTATTTTATCAATTCTCAGTCTATAAAGAAAAAAAATTGATAGGTACGATTGACATTTATGCCAATAAAACGCTGGGACATTCATTCAACGACATTACATTCGACCCTGAACCTTATAAAGCGGCTGAAGCCGTGAAGAAGTCAAAAGAAATCGCCAATAAAAATTACCCAACTGGAGAAATAAAATCAACCAATATGGTTGTATACAGTTATCCTAAAATAGGGGCGATGACTGTGGTAAAGGACAAGTCAGGAGATGAATCCAGAATATTTGTAGACGCATACACCCTTGATGAAGTCCAAGACAAGCCTGCAACTGAAACCGAGCCTGGAGTTTGGTCAATGTATGAAGTGAAATTAAAGAATGGAGTGGAAGAGAATTTAAAGGAATGGGAGAAAAGCAATCAATTCACAAAATCTATTGAACAAGCAGCAGTTAATAAGGGAATTAATCTTAATGCGGCAGTCACTGAAGAAAATATTGAAAAACTCAGTGGCAATGCAGCGATAAAATCTATAACAAGTGGAGACATTTATGTTCCCCATCTTGGACAAGAAACTGACTACTACTGTGTTCCAACTAGTATCCGAATGCTTTGTATGTACTTTAATGACCCGAACCCTGCCCCTTCACAAACGTCTATCTACAACTATTTGGATGGGGTACCCGATGATGGGCTCTCATATGATGACATTGAGGAATGGGTTGAAGATAAATGGGATAAAACGCCAACTGTCAGGACTTCCGCACTTTATAATATTGACGCTGTTACCGAGATTGACAACGGAAGACCTTTTTTCAGTATGATTTCTGGACATTGTCGACTTTGTCGAGGATACCTATATCAAGATGGGTATTTCCATTTGCATATTAATGATCCGTGGCCTGTTGGGTCATCCGGTCAAGTAAGATATGAATGCACTTACGGTGGCCCAGAAGTTGGACGTGTATATGTGAGGTAA
- a CDS encoding beta-propeller fold lactonase family protein, translating into MSNKARREDTLIRVFRITGLAILILAGVAGAAPFAYVTNLGNNYNDTNYNGSVAPVVPTPNVAVIDTATNNVTARVPLGGGWPVGVAVNPAGTKVYVVDSPMDVSTVYVIDTATNMVSAKVNIGSSYPSGITFNPAGTRVYVTKQRDNTDISVINTATNTLMAPIIVEPSTHDVAFTPDGKKIYITNFRGNITSIIDAATNKVTANISVGDSPCGIAVTQDGKKIYVLNYDSNTVSVINTATDNVIATVPVGNSPNLVAVTSDGNKVYVANNNTVSVIDTATNNVIATVPVGTSSREIVVSPDGNKVYLGNFYNKSVTVINTETNTVIATVPVGEWPMGIAITPDGKKVYVANAESDNVSVIDTATDTVTATVNAGVYPTNVVIVPLKDSNMTAKSTGATSNVTEDIGVEETNLSSEEINAAELNNSKKNNSESDNGSSSGGNESSKNNSTPGFGLLGSLTCLYSGWKLRKK; encoded by the coding sequence ATGTCTAATAAAGCACGCAGAGAAGATACTCTCATAAGAGTTTTTAGAATAACAGGACTTGCGATTTTAATACTGGCGGGCGTAGCAGGCGCAGCTCCATTTGCATATGTGACGAATCTTGGGAATAATTATAACGATACGAATTATAATGGTAGTGTCGCCCCTGTCGTGCCTACTCCTAATGTCGCTGTAATTGACACAGCAACCAACAATGTTACAGCCAGAGTGCCTCTCGGTGGAGGATGGCCTGTAGGAGTTGCAGTCAACCCTGCAGGAACAAAGGTATATGTGGTGGACTCACCTATGGACGTCTCCACTGTTTATGTAATTGACACAGCCACAAATATGGTCAGTGCCAAAGTGAATATAGGAAGTAGTTATCCTTCGGGAATTACATTTAACCCTGCAGGAACAAGAGTTTATGTGACGAAGCAGCGTGACAACACCGATATCTCTGTAATTAACACAGCGACAAACACCTTAATGGCACCGATTATTGTGGAACCGAGTACTCATGATGTTGCATTTACACCGGATGGAAAAAAAATCTATATCACGAACTTTCGCGGCAACATTACTTCTATAATTGATGCAGCTACAAATAAAGTTACAGCCAATATATCTGTAGGAGACTCCCCTTGTGGGATTGCAGTCACACAGGACGGAAAAAAGATATACGTACTCAACTATGACAGCAACACTGTCTCTGTAATTAACACAGCCACGGATAATGTAATAGCCACTGTGCCTGTAGGAAACTCGCCCAATCTTGTTGCAGTCACTTCTGATGGAAATAAAGTATATGTAGCTAACAATAACACTGTTTCTGTAATTGACACAGCTACGAATAATGTAATAGCCACTGTACCTGTAGGAACTTCTTCTCGTGAAATTGTAGTCAGTCCAGATGGAAATAAGGTTTATTTAGGAAACTTCTACAATAAAAGTGTCACTGTAATTAATACAGAAACAAACACTGTCATAGCAACAGTGCCTGTGGGAGAATGGCCCATGGGAATTGCAATCACACCGGACGGAAAAAAGGTATATGTGGCAAACGCTGAAAGCGATAATGTCTCAGTGATTGACACAGCCACAGACACTGTTACGGCTACGGTGAATGCAGGAGTCTACCCTACTAATGTTGTAATTGTACCTCTTAAGGATTCTAATATGACTGCCAAAAGCACAGGGGCAACCTCCAATGTAACTGAAGATATAGGAGTCGAAGAAACTAATTTATCATCTGAAGAAATAAACGCTGCCGAACTCAATAATTCAAAAAAGAATAATTCAGAATCCGATAATGGCAGTAGCTCAGGTGGGAATGAATCAAGTAAAAATAACTCTACTCCAGGTTTTGGATTATTGGGAAGCTTGACCTGCCTGTATAGTGGATGGAAGTTAAGGAAGAAGTAA